The proteins below come from a single Pleuronectes platessa chromosome 3, fPlePla1.1, whole genome shotgun sequence genomic window:
- the klhl5 gene encoding kelch-like protein 5 isoform X1 produces the protein MSSSGSGSSSRKEFDVKQILRIRWRWFGHPAVPPPHSPPLGDYFAGRRAGGSSGDGPSVSGSGNSNPAGVNPSAGAHSGLVASGSAGSNLCNGSNRKFADPAGSRVGPGGAVGATGSSCPRSLSQPECRSSTAALSWGSPPTHRRSRPVSSMEPPGEAPVPQLVLEAHAGGEEEATAAAVAAGGTEENTGQPPETDSSSCRTSNSSATLSSCMSMEPCAFPEDCMFTAMSHADLTFRKMEGYLRSRQLCDVILVAGERRIPAHRLILSSVSDYFAAMFTSDLLEAKQEEVKMEGVDPDALWVLVQYAYTGRLELREDTIESLLSASCLLQLSAVVQACCSFLMKQLHPSNCLGIRSYADAQGCCDLQRAAHAYTMDHFLEVVGGQEFLLLPMDEMERLLTSDDINVPDEETVVTSLLTWVGHDCTTRQPHLPMLLAHIRLPLLQPQFLADLESNPLLRDSVECQRLLMEGMKYHLLPQHRPLLQSPRTRPRKATVGAMFAVGGMDATKGATSIEQYCLRQDSWRQVATMSGRRLQFGVSVLDGRLYVVGGRDGLKTLNTVECYNPHSKTWSVMPPMSTHRHGLGVAVLEGPMYAVGGHDGWSYLSTVERWDPQARQWSFVASMATPRSTVGVAVLNGKLYAVGGRDGSSCLRSVECFDPHTNRWNSCAPMAKRRGGVGVATWHGFLYAIGGHDAPASSLASRLSDCVERYDPQTDVWTAVAPMSISRDAVGVCLLGDRLYAVGGYDGQVYLNTVEAYDPQTNEWTQVAPLCLGRAGACVVAVRLKT, from the exons ATGTCGAGCAGCGGCTCGGGCTCTTCCTCGCGGAAGGAGTTTGATGTGAAGCAGATCCTCAGGATCCGATGGAGGTGGTTCGGCCACCCCGCGGTCCCTCCGCCTCACTCCCCGCCGCTAGGTGACTACTTCGCCGGAAGGAGAGCGGGCGGCAGCTCCGGAGACGGACCGTCAGTCAGCGGCAGTGGCAACTCGAATCCAGCGGGCGTAAACCCCAGCGCGGGGGCTCATAGCGGTCTTGTGGCCAGTGGCAGCGCAGGTTCGAACCTGTGTAACGGCAGCAACAGAAAGTTTGCTGATCCGGCGGGGAGTCGCGTCGGTCCGGGAGGAGCAGTGGGAGCGACGGGGAGCTCCTGTCCCCGCTCCCTCAGCCAGCCGGAGTGCAGGAGCTCCACCGCCGCGCTGTCGTGGGGCTCCCCGCCGACTCATCGGCGCTCTCGCCCCGTGTCGAGCATGGAACCTCCCGGTGAGGCTCCGGTGCCCCAGCTTGTACTGGAGGCTCATgccgggggagaggaggaggcgacGGCAGCAGCAGTGGCCGCGGGGGGCACCGAGGAGAACACCGGCCAACCCCCGGAAACAgactccagctcctgcag GACGTCCAACAGCAGCGCCACACTCTCCTCGTGCATGTCGATGGAGCCGTGTGCATTCCCAGAGGACTGTATGTTCACCGCCATGTCCCACGCCGACCTCACCTTCCGCAAGATGGAGGGCTACCTGAGGAGCCGTCAGCTGTGTGATGTCATACTGGTGGCCGGAGAGAGGCGGATACCCGCACACAG ACTCATCCTCTCATCTGTATCCGACTACTTTGCGGCCATGTTCACCAGTGATTTGCTGGAGGCCAAGCAGGAAGAGGTGAAAATGGAGGGAGTAGACCCTGATGCGTTGTGGGTCTTAGTGCAGTATGCATACACAG GGCGTCTCGAGTTGAGGGAGGACACCATCGAATCTCTGCTGTCAGCCTCTTGCCTGCTGCAGTTGTCCGCTGTCGTTCAGGcctgctgctccttcctcaTGAAGCAGCTCCACCCCTCCAACTGTCTGGGCATTCGCTCCTACGCTGACGCTCAGGGCTGTTGCGACCTGCAGAGGGCTGCTCACGCCTACACTATG GATCACTTTTTAGAGGTGGTGGGAGGCCAGGAGTTCCTGCTGCTCCCAATGGACGAGATGGAGAGGCTGCTCACTTCTGATGACATCAACGTGCCTGATGAGGAGACTGTTGTAACCTCTTTGCTAACGTGGGTCGGTCATGACTGCACCACTCGGCAACCTCACCTACCCATGCTGCTTGCTCACATCCGCCTGCCgctgctgcagccacag ttcTTGGCAGACCTTGAGTCCAACCCTCTGCTGCGGGACAGTGTGGAGTGCCAGCGGCTGCTGATGGAGGGGATGAAGTATCACCTCTTGCCGCAGCACCGGCCCCTGCTTCAGAGTCCTCGGACCCGACCTCGCAAGGCCACCGTAGGAGCCATGTTCGCTGTGGGTGGCATGGACGCCACAAAAG GTGCTACAAGCATTGAGCAGTACTGTCTGCGTCAGGACAGCTGGAGGCAGGTGGCCACCATGAGTGGACGGCGTCTCCAGTTTGGTGTCTCTGTTCTTGACGGCCGTCTCTACGTGGTGGGCGGCCGAGATGGACTTAAGACCCTTAACACTGTGGAGTGTTACAACCCACACAGCAAGACGTGGAGCGTCATGCCTCCCATGTCCACACACAGGCATGGCTTAG GTGTAGCCGTCCTGGAAGGCCCCATGTACGCAGTAGGAGGACATGACGGCTGGAGCTACCTCAGCACAGTGGAAAG GTGGGATCCCCAGGCTCGACAGTGGAGCTTTGTTGCAAGTATGGCTACACCCAGAAGCACTGTGGGAGTAGCTGTACTCAATGGCAA GTTGTATGCGGTAGGAGGTCGGGATGGCTCATCGTGCCTGCGCTCAGTGGAGTGTTTCGACCCCCACACCAACAG gTGGAACAGTTGTGCTCCTATGGCTAAAAGACGTGGAGGCGTGGGTGTGGCCACATGGCATGGCTTCCTGTATGCCATCGGAGGTCACGATGCTCCGGCCTCTTCCCTGGCGTCTCGGTTAAGCGACTGTGTGGAGAG gtacGACCCTCAGACAGACGTGTGGACGGCAGTCGCCCCGATGAGCATCAGCAGAGATGCAGTTGGTGTTTGTCTCCTTGGCGACCGGCTCTATGCTGTGGGCGGTTATGATGGACAGGTGTACCTCAATACTGTAGAAGCCTACGACCcccagacaaatgagtggaCACAG GTGGCCCCTCTGTGTCTGGGTCGGGCGGGAGCGTGCGTGGTCGCCGTCAGACTGAAAACATAA
- the klhl5 gene encoding kelch-like protein 5 isoform X2 — MSMEPCAFPEDCMFTAMSHADLTFRKMEGYLRSRQLCDVILVAGERRIPAHRLILSSVSDYFAAMFTSDLLEAKQEEVKMEGVDPDALWVLVQYAYTGRLELREDTIESLLSASCLLQLSAVVQACCSFLMKQLHPSNCLGIRSYADAQGCCDLQRAAHAYTMDHFLEVVGGQEFLLLPMDEMERLLTSDDINVPDEETVVTSLLTWVGHDCTTRQPHLPMLLAHIRLPLLQPQFLADLESNPLLRDSVECQRLLMEGMKYHLLPQHRPLLQSPRTRPRKATVGAMFAVGGMDATKGATSIEQYCLRQDSWRQVATMSGRRLQFGVSVLDGRLYVVGGRDGLKTLNTVECYNPHSKTWSVMPPMSTHRHGLGVAVLEGPMYAVGGHDGWSYLSTVERWDPQARQWSFVASMATPRSTVGVAVLNGKLYAVGGRDGSSCLRSVECFDPHTNRWNSCAPMAKRRGGVGVATWHGFLYAIGGHDAPASSLASRLSDCVERYDPQTDVWTAVAPMSISRDAVGVCLLGDRLYAVGGYDGQVYLNTVEAYDPQTNEWTQVAPLCLGRAGACVVAVRLKT; from the exons ATGTCGATGGAGCCGTGTGCATTCCCAGAGGACTGTATGTTCACCGCCATGTCCCACGCCGACCTCACCTTCCGCAAGATGGAGGGCTACCTGAGGAGCCGTCAGCTGTGTGATGTCATACTGGTGGCCGGAGAGAGGCGGATACCCGCACACAG ACTCATCCTCTCATCTGTATCCGACTACTTTGCGGCCATGTTCACCAGTGATTTGCTGGAGGCCAAGCAGGAAGAGGTGAAAATGGAGGGAGTAGACCCTGATGCGTTGTGGGTCTTAGTGCAGTATGCATACACAG GGCGTCTCGAGTTGAGGGAGGACACCATCGAATCTCTGCTGTCAGCCTCTTGCCTGCTGCAGTTGTCCGCTGTCGTTCAGGcctgctgctccttcctcaTGAAGCAGCTCCACCCCTCCAACTGTCTGGGCATTCGCTCCTACGCTGACGCTCAGGGCTGTTGCGACCTGCAGAGGGCTGCTCACGCCTACACTATG GATCACTTTTTAGAGGTGGTGGGAGGCCAGGAGTTCCTGCTGCTCCCAATGGACGAGATGGAGAGGCTGCTCACTTCTGATGACATCAACGTGCCTGATGAGGAGACTGTTGTAACCTCTTTGCTAACGTGGGTCGGTCATGACTGCACCACTCGGCAACCTCACCTACCCATGCTGCTTGCTCACATCCGCCTGCCgctgctgcagccacag ttcTTGGCAGACCTTGAGTCCAACCCTCTGCTGCGGGACAGTGTGGAGTGCCAGCGGCTGCTGATGGAGGGGATGAAGTATCACCTCTTGCCGCAGCACCGGCCCCTGCTTCAGAGTCCTCGGACCCGACCTCGCAAGGCCACCGTAGGAGCCATGTTCGCTGTGGGTGGCATGGACGCCACAAAAG GTGCTACAAGCATTGAGCAGTACTGTCTGCGTCAGGACAGCTGGAGGCAGGTGGCCACCATGAGTGGACGGCGTCTCCAGTTTGGTGTCTCTGTTCTTGACGGCCGTCTCTACGTGGTGGGCGGCCGAGATGGACTTAAGACCCTTAACACTGTGGAGTGTTACAACCCACACAGCAAGACGTGGAGCGTCATGCCTCCCATGTCCACACACAGGCATGGCTTAG GTGTAGCCGTCCTGGAAGGCCCCATGTACGCAGTAGGAGGACATGACGGCTGGAGCTACCTCAGCACAGTGGAAAG GTGGGATCCCCAGGCTCGACAGTGGAGCTTTGTTGCAAGTATGGCTACACCCAGAAGCACTGTGGGAGTAGCTGTACTCAATGGCAA GTTGTATGCGGTAGGAGGTCGGGATGGCTCATCGTGCCTGCGCTCAGTGGAGTGTTTCGACCCCCACACCAACAG gTGGAACAGTTGTGCTCCTATGGCTAAAAGACGTGGAGGCGTGGGTGTGGCCACATGGCATGGCTTCCTGTATGCCATCGGAGGTCACGATGCTCCGGCCTCTTCCCTGGCGTCTCGGTTAAGCGACTGTGTGGAGAG gtacGACCCTCAGACAGACGTGTGGACGGCAGTCGCCCCGATGAGCATCAGCAGAGATGCAGTTGGTGTTTGTCTCCTTGGCGACCGGCTCTATGCTGTGGGCGGTTATGATGGACAGGTGTACCTCAATACTGTAGAAGCCTACGACCcccagacaaatgagtggaCACAG GTGGCCCCTCTGTGTCTGGGTCGGGCGGGAGCGTGCGTGGTCGCCGTCAGACTGAAAACATAA